In the Candidatus Neomarinimicrobiota bacterium genome, CCCACCGCTTCTCACCCAGCGCCGCCCAATCCTCAAAGTCAAATGCGGTGATGACCTCCCGCGGCGCGAAGGCTGGCTCCGGGCTCGGCCGGGCAAAGCGCACGTTCCAGGGACACACCGCCTGGCAGATGTCGCAGCCATAGATCCAGCCGTGCAGCCAGCCCGCCTGTTCTCGGCTGAAGCTGCCCCGGTACTCGATAGTCAGATAGGAGATGCACCGGCGGGCGTCGATTTGATACGGGGCGGTGAGGGCGCCGGTGGGGCAGGCCTCCAGGCAGGCAGTGCAGCTGCCGCACAGGTCCTCGTCAAAGGGCGGATCGGGTTCCAACTCCACATCCAGCAGCAGCTCCCCCAGGAACACCCACGAGCCGTAATCGCGGGTGATCAGGTTGGTGTGCTTGCCCTGCCAGCCCAGGCCCGCCCGCTGCGCCCAGACCTTCTCCATTATTGGGGAGGTGTCCACGCAGGCAATCCCCCTGACGCCCGGGTAGGCTTGGGCCACCTCAGCCAGCACGGCTTTCAGGCGCCTTTTCAGCAGCCGGTGGTAGTCGTCGCCCCAGGCGTAGCTGGACCATTTGGGAGCATGCGCGGGACGCTCCGGCGGCGGTGTGTAGTAGTTCATAGCCAGGGACACCACCGTCTTCACCTGGGGGAAATAGACCCGGGGATCGGTCCGTTCCTCCACTCGCCGGGTCAGCCAGGTCATGCTGCCGTGGCGGCCCGCTGCCAGCCACGCGCGCAGGTCCTTCACCTCTCTATCCAGGGTTGACGGCTCCGCAAAGCCCACTTTCTGGAAACCGTGGCGCCGGGCGG is a window encoding:
- the queG gene encoding tRNA epoxyqueuosine(34) reductase QueG, which gives rise to MHQHPSARLKVFIREAARRHGFQKVGFAEPSTLDREVKDLRAWLAAGRHGSMTWLTRRVEERTDPRVYFPQVKTVVSLAMNYYTPPPERPAHAPKWSSYAWGDDYHRLLKRRLKAVLAEVAQAYPGVRGIACVDTSPIMEKVWAQRAGLGWQGKHTNLITRDYGSWVFLGELLLDVELEPDPPFDEDLCGSCTACLEACPTGALTAPYQIDARRCISYLTIEYRGSFSREQAGWLHGWIYGCDICQAVCPWNVRFARPSPEPAFAPREVITAFDFEDWAALGEKRW